A single Desulfonatronum thiodismutans DNA region contains:
- a CDS encoding PAS domain S-box protein has protein sequence MGILHCVINRSLNMSEHPAPTLNMTDDIMAVFDGTPALLCVLDEEQRILFANRAMRDFLDMGVEDLHLGRACGVFGCIRAREHPRGCGYGQSCAVCELNIAMQSTLQTGISFQDIEFRTTLVSDEGHRDVVLLGATALLMVNNRSRLLLTLSDITARDRMEQNLRETQERFQTLFHASPNPLILTAMKDGKIVEINEAFMALSGYSRQEVLGKTVLELNIWKYPEERDVFLDILRKNGTCSRHEADFRMKNNKLLTGLMFSKMIQLHGQPYIFSAVQDISEQKRMAQALASSELQFRMLFEHHNDAILWADVDGYLLRCNQAAEDLFERSRDELIGMHQTELHPPERLEFYHELFKDNAQNRKNIAADVEIISKSGMIKPVEILSTIIDVDGKTITQGIFVDIGERVAARKQIQYQIDLQHLLMDLSLLFLNVPMDFLDEALQEALARVGEFSKTDRVYIFSYNVAQRTMRNTHEWCAPEIEPKINNLQNVSFDEAPNQITHHQAGKPFYINDVSDLPETDPLRKHLADQGILSVLSLPLLDGQECIGFVGFDSVQRRREWSDTEIKLFMVLAELLVNVIRRKRREEELKTARAEAERANIAKSRFLATMSHEIRTPMNGVVGMTELLLDTELNEEQSRYAQVIHASGEALLRLINDILDFSKIEADKLELEKVPFSLPEVLDATVNMLAVTAQTKGLHLGWQIHDDVPIALVGDPLRLRQILLNLCGNAVKFTEKGEVEIEVNVEGEREEVHLRFSIRDTGPGIPADKLQLLFQCFQQVDASTTRQFGGTGLGLAISKRLAEIMDGKIGVESTEGRGSTFWFTARFGKQPGSCTFESPSRTTLREARLPEHSEQIPQVQPGLRVLLVEDNPVNQLVARKMLQKMGILADTANNGQKAVAAMKNRAYDLVFMDIEMPIMDGLEATGKIRSLESEAGSQSSDPHVSGFNPQPSHRRTPIIALTAHAVHGDRERFLAAGFDDYLTKPLRFETLRKTLIQWMQPASSPDGPLSKTASCMESATETDAVCNKPELLDRVMGDHDLVHDVLRSLVDNGAARISAIKDHLSRRNAKAVGEEAHGLKGAALNCSCPHLAETAQKMEDAGRNNDLDELRSLLPRLERDFAAVRDLVARSSP, from the coding sequence ATGGGCATTCTTCATTGCGTCATCAACCGCTCCCTCAATATGTCTGAACATCCCGCCCCCACCTTGAACATGACCGATGATATCATGGCCGTGTTCGACGGCACCCCGGCCCTGCTCTGCGTCCTGGACGAGGAACAACGCATCCTGTTCGCCAATCGGGCCATGCGCGACTTCCTGGACATGGGCGTCGAAGACCTGCACCTCGGCCGGGCCTGCGGCGTATTCGGATGCATCAGGGCCCGGGAGCACCCGCGAGGTTGCGGATACGGCCAGAGCTGCGCCGTTTGCGAGCTGAATATCGCCATGCAGAGCACGCTCCAAACCGGTATCTCGTTTCAGGACATCGAATTCCGGACCACGCTGGTCAGCGACGAGGGCCATAGGGACGTCGTCCTGCTGGGGGCCACGGCCCTGCTGATGGTGAACAACCGGAGCAGACTCCTGCTGACCTTGTCCGACATTACGGCCCGGGACCGAATGGAACAGAATCTGCGCGAGACCCAGGAGCGTTTTCAGACTCTGTTCCATGCCAGCCCCAACCCGCTGATTCTGACCGCCATGAAGGACGGCAAGATCGTTGAAATCAATGAGGCATTCATGGCCCTAAGCGGGTACAGCCGCCAGGAGGTCCTGGGTAAAACCGTCCTGGAACTTAATATTTGGAAATACCCCGAGGAAAGGGACGTGTTTTTGGACATCCTGAGAAAGAACGGCACTTGCTCCCGCCATGAAGCCGATTTCCGCATGAAAAACAACAAGTTGCTCACCGGGCTGATGTTTTCCAAAATGATTCAGTTACACGGTCAACCGTATATTTTCTCCGCGGTCCAGGACATCAGCGAGCAGAAGCGGATGGCACAGGCCCTGGCCTCCAGCGAACTCCAGTTTCGAATGCTGTTTGAACACCACAACGACGCCATTTTGTGGGCTGATGTCGACGGCTACCTGCTCCGTTGCAATCAGGCGGCTGAAGATCTGTTTGAACGTAGCCGGGACGAATTGATCGGGATGCATCAGACCGAGCTGCATCCTCCCGAACGGCTCGAGTTCTATCATGAGCTGTTCAAGGACAATGCCCAAAACCGAAAAAATATCGCGGCGGATGTGGAAATCATCAGCAAATCCGGCATGATCAAGCCGGTTGAAATCCTTTCCACCATCATTGATGTGGACGGCAAGACCATCACCCAGGGAATTTTCGTGGACATCGGCGAACGGGTCGCGGCCCGCAAGCAGATCCAGTACCAGATCGACCTGCAGCACCTGCTCATGGACCTTTCCTTGCTCTTCCTGAACGTGCCCATGGATTTCCTGGACGAGGCCCTGCAGGAAGCCCTGGCCCGGGTCGGAGAGTTTTCCAAGACCGACCGTGTTTATATTTTCTCATATAACGTTGCGCAGCGGACCATGCGCAACACTCATGAATGGTGTGCCCCGGAGATTGAACCGAAAATCAACAACCTCCAAAACGTCTCGTTCGACGAAGCGCCGAACCAGATCACTCATCATCAAGCCGGGAAACCTTTTTACATCAACGACGTCAGCGACCTGCCCGAAACCGACCCGTTGCGAAAGCATCTGGCGGACCAAGGCATTCTCTCCGTGCTCTCGTTGCCGTTGCTGGACGGACAGGAATGCATCGGGTTCGTGGGTTTCGACTCGGTCCAGCGTCGAAGGGAATGGTCGGACACGGAGATCAAGTTGTTCATGGTCCTGGCGGAACTCCTGGTCAACGTCATTCGCCGCAAACGTCGAGAGGAGGAGTTGAAAACGGCCAGGGCCGAAGCGGAACGGGCCAATATCGCCAAAAGCCGCTTTTTGGCCACCATGAGTCACGAAATCCGTACGCCCATGAACGGCGTGGTGGGCATGACCGAATTGCTTCTGGATACGGAGTTGAACGAGGAACAGTCCAGATACGCACAGGTGATCCACGCCAGCGGCGAAGCCCTGCTCAGGCTGATAAACGACATCCTGGACTTCTCCAAAATCGAGGCCGACAAGCTGGAACTCGAAAAAGTGCCTTTTTCCCTGCCCGAGGTTCTGGACGCGACGGTGAACATGCTGGCCGTGACCGCCCAGACGAAAGGCCTACACCTCGGCTGGCAAATACACGACGACGTGCCCATCGCCCTTGTAGGCGATCCCCTGCGTCTGCGCCAGATTCTGCTCAATCTGTGCGGAAATGCCGTAAAATTTACGGAAAAGGGGGAAGTGGAGATCGAGGTTAATGTCGAAGGGGAGCGCGAAGAGGTTCATCTTCGCTTCTCGATTCGAGACACCGGCCCAGGCATCCCCGCGGACAAGCTCCAGCTCCTGTTTCAATGCTTCCAGCAGGTGGACGCGTCCACCACCCGGCAATTCGGCGGCACCGGCCTCGGATTGGCCATCTCCAAGCGTCTGGCGGAAATAATGGACGGAAAAATCGGCGTGGAAAGCACTGAAGGCCGGGGCTCCACCTTCTGGTTCACGGCTCGGTTCGGTAAGCAGCCCGGATCATGCACCTTCGAAAGCCCGAGCCGAACCACGCTCCGAGAAGCACGCCTGCCCGAACATTCGGAACAGATTCCACAAGTGCAGCCGGGCCTTCGCGTCTTGCTGGTGGAGGACAACCCGGTCAACCAACTCGTGGCCCGGAAGATGTTGCAAAAAATGGGCATTTTGGCGGATACGGCGAACAATGGACAAAAAGCCGTGGCCGCCATGAAAAACCGGGCCTACGATCTGGTGTTCATGGACATCGAAATGCCGATCATGGACGGGCTGGAGGCGACGGGAAAAATAAGGAGTCTGGAGTCGGAAGCCGGAAGTCAGAGTTCCGACCCTCATGTCTCAGGTTTCAACCCTCAGCCCTCCCATCGGCGTACGCCGATTATTGCCCTGACCGCCCACGCCGTGCATGGAGACCGGGAGAGATTCCTGGCCGCAGGCTTTGACGACTATCTGACCAAGCCTCTGCGGTTCGAGACCTTGCGCAAAACCCTGATCCAATGGATGCAACCGGCAAGTTCGCCCGACGGGCCTCTTTCCAAGACCGCATCCTGCATGGAGTCGGCCACGGAAACCGACGCTGTCTGTAACAAGCCGGAACTTTTGGACCGGGTCATGGGGGATCACGATCTGGTTCATGACGTGCTCCGTTCTCTGGTTGACAACGGGGCCGCACGGATCTCGGCCATCAAGGATCATCTGTCGCGGAGGAACGCGAAGGCCGTCGGAGAGGAAGCCCACGGCCTGAAGGGCGCGGCCTTGAACTGCAGCTGCCCGCACTTGGCCGAGACAGCCCAAAAAATGGAGGACGCGGGCCGAAACAACGACCTTGACGAGCTTCGAAGCCTGCTTCCACGGTTGGAGCGGGACTTCGCTGCGGTGCGCGATCTGGTGGCGCGCTCGTCCCCCTAA
- a CDS encoding AIR synthase-related protein, with product MLWRVEVGLRPHVTDTLGSRVSRKISQELGLAVDDVRTIKVFTVAGLDEARIRLVLERHVLHDPILHQASLQPLPLPEAGFAWTLEVGFRPGVTDNEGRTAAQSVAMVLGLPVPWPKDFAVYTSTRYLLSGNIDESDARRIATDLLANELIQRFDLKSLAQWQAEPGFPARAAQVVGRPSDAVQTIALSGLSDAELLEISRKGVLALSLEEMSAIRGYYERSDVRAARAAQGLPESPTDVELEALAQTWSEHCKHKIFNARIDYRITTPDGSPATGGASKTINSLYKTFIQNPTALLRRRMGADDFCLSVFKDNAGVIRFDQDHNICVKVETHNSPSALDPYGGALTGIVGVNRDPMGTGLGANLLCNTDVFCLGSPFYDQALPPRLLHPRRVLEGVREGVEHGGNKSGIPTVNGSLVFHERFLGKPLIFCGTVGIMPSVVAGRPSHDKEVRPGDVIVMIGGRIGKDGIHGATFSSEELHEDSPATAVQIGDPITQRKMYDFLMTARDRGLYRAITDNGAGGLSSSVGEMAQDSGGCDLDLSLAPLKYDGLTPWEILLSEAQERMTAAVAPEELDAFLALARRMDVEATAMGTFTDNGLFHIRFGDRVVGSLEMDFLHNGTPQMRLEAVWTPPEQHDVEQHDVRVEPGGDIDHGGLLERILGRLNVCSKEYVIRQYDHEVQGGSVIKPLMGARADGPTDAAVIRPLLDSHQGLVVSHGICPKFSDLDTYWMTANAVDEAVRNAVAVGADPARMAGVDNFCWCDPVQSEKTPDGRHKLAQLVRANQALAHYCLAYGVPCVSGKDSMKNDYSVAGVKISVPPTVLFSLVGVVEDVRACVSSDFKQPGDLIYLLGVTRSELGGSELADELRLSQGLIPQVDALANRLRYQTLHAAIRSGLVRATHDLSDGGLGAALAEMAIGGRLGAWIDLAQVPACPHDLSATTLLYSESAGRLLVCVAPEQAPEFEALFAGQALARIGHVDQEPTLLINNADAPVLAASVERLAAAWKATMDW from the coding sequence ATGTTGTGGCGGGTGGAAGTGGGCCTGCGGCCCCATGTGACGGATACCCTCGGAAGCCGGGTCAGCCGGAAGATTTCCCAGGAGTTGGGCTTGGCCGTGGACGATGTCCGGACCATCAAGGTCTTTACCGTTGCCGGACTGGATGAAGCCCGGATCCGCTTGGTTTTGGAGCGCCATGTCCTCCATGATCCCATCCTGCACCAAGCCTCCCTGCAACCATTGCCGCTACCGGAAGCGGGATTCGCCTGGACCCTGGAGGTGGGATTCCGGCCCGGCGTGACGGACAACGAAGGCCGGACCGCGGCCCAGAGCGTGGCCATGGTCCTGGGCCTGCCAGTGCCCTGGCCCAAGGATTTCGCCGTGTACACCTCCACCCGGTACCTGCTGTCAGGGAACATCGACGAATCCGACGCCCGGCGCATCGCCACGGACTTGCTGGCCAACGAACTGATTCAGCGCTTCGATCTGAAAAGCTTGGCCCAGTGGCAAGCCGAGCCCGGTTTTCCGGCCCGGGCCGCCCAGGTTGTCGGTCGCCCCAGCGACGCGGTCCAGACCATTGCGCTTTCCGGTCTCAGCGACGCTGAACTGCTGGAGATCAGCCGCAAGGGCGTCCTGGCCCTTAGTCTGGAGGAAATGTCGGCCATCCGCGGCTATTACGAGCGGTCGGACGTCCGCGCGGCCCGCGCGGCCCAGGGGCTGCCGGAATCCCCCACGGACGTGGAACTGGAAGCCCTGGCTCAGACCTGGTCCGAGCACTGCAAGCACAAGATTTTCAATGCCCGAATCGACTACCGGATCACGACTCCGGACGGTTCTCCTGCCACCGGGGGCGCTTCGAAAACCATCAATAGTCTGTACAAGACCTTTATCCAGAACCCCACGGCCTTGTTGCGCCGACGCATGGGCGCGGACGACTTCTGTTTGTCCGTGTTCAAGGACAACGCCGGAGTGATCCGGTTCGACCAGGATCACAATATCTGCGTGAAGGTGGAGACCCACAACAGCCCTTCGGCTCTGGACCCGTACGGCGGGGCCCTGACCGGGATCGTGGGCGTGAACCGCGACCCCATGGGCACCGGCCTGGGCGCGAACCTGCTCTGCAATACCGATGTCTTCTGCCTGGGCTCGCCTTTTTACGATCAGGCCCTGCCCCCGCGACTGCTTCATCCCCGCCGGGTGCTGGAGGGCGTGCGCGAAGGCGTGGAGCACGGCGGGAACAAGTCCGGCATTCCCACGGTCAACGGTTCGCTGGTCTTTCACGAGCGGTTTCTGGGCAAGCCGCTGATCTTCTGCGGGACCGTGGGGATCATGCCGTCCGTGGTGGCCGGACGGCCCAGCCATGACAAGGAGGTCCGGCCCGGAGACGTGATCGTGATGATTGGCGGGCGGATCGGCAAGGACGGCATCCACGGGGCCACTTTTTCCTCCGAGGAACTGCACGAGGACTCCCCGGCCACCGCGGTGCAGATCGGTGACCCCATCACCCAACGCAAGATGTACGACTTTCTGATGACCGCCCGGGATCGGGGCCTGTACCGGGCCATCACGGACAACGGCGCCGGGGGCTTGAGTTCCTCGGTGGGCGAGATGGCCCAGGACAGCGGCGGCTGCGATCTGGACCTGAGTCTGGCCCCCTTGAAGTACGACGGACTGACGCCTTGGGAAATCCTGCTTTCCGAAGCCCAGGAACGGATGACCGCGGCCGTGGCCCCGGAGGAACTGGACGCCTTCCTGGCCCTGGCCCGGCGCATGGACGTGGAGGCCACGGCCATGGGGACGTTCACGGACAACGGGCTGTTCCACATCCGCTTTGGTGATCGGGTGGTGGGCAGCCTGGAGATGGATTTTCTGCATAACGGCACGCCCCAGATGCGCCTGGAGGCCGTTTGGACGCCGCCGGAACAGCATGACGTGGAGCAGCATGACGTTCGGGTCGAACCCGGCGGCGACATCGACCACGGCGGACTCTTGGAGCGCATTCTCGGGCGGCTCAACGTCTGCAGCAAGGAGTACGTCATCCGCCAGTACGACCACGAGGTCCAGGGCGGGAGCGTGATCAAGCCCTTGATGGGTGCCCGGGCCGACGGCCCCACGGACGCTGCGGTGATCCGGCCGTTGCTGGATTCCCACCAGGGGCTGGTGGTCTCCCATGGAATCTGCCCAAAGTTCAGCGATCTGGACACCTACTGGATGACCGCCAACGCCGTGGACGAGGCCGTGCGCAACGCCGTGGCCGTGGGCGCGGATCCGGCGCGGATGGCCGGAGTGGACAACTTCTGCTGGTGCGATCCGGTGCAGTCCGAAAAGACCCCGGACGGCCGCCACAAGCTGGCCCAACTGGTCCGGGCCAACCAGGCCCTGGCTCACTACTGCCTAGCTTACGGCGTGCCCTGCGTTTCGGGCAAGGACTCCATGAAGAACGACTACTCCGTGGCCGGGGTCAAGATTTCCGTCCCGCCCACCGTGCTTTTCAGTCTGGTGGGGGTGGTGGAGGATGTCCGGGCCTGCGTGTCGTCGGACTTCAAGCAGCCTGGTGACCTGATCTATCTCTTGGGCGTGACCCGCTCGGAGTTGGGTGGTTCCGAGCTGGCCGATGAATTGAGGCTGTCGCAAGGGTTGATCCCCCAAGTGGACGCCCTGGCCAATCGCCTGCGTTACCAAACCCTGCACGCGGCCATCCGCTCCGGCCTGGTCCGGGCGACCCACGACCTCTCCGACGGAGGCCTGGGGGCGGCTTTGGCGGAAATGGCTATTGGCGGACGCCTGGGGGCGTGGATTGATCTGGCCCAGGTTCCTGCCTGTCCCCACGATCTGTCCGCGACAACCTTGCTTTACAGCGAATCCGCCGGTCGCCTGCTGGTCTGCGTGGCCCCGGAGCAAGCACCGGAATTCGAAGCCCTGTTCGCGGGCCAAGCCCTGGCCCGCATCGGCCATGTGGACCAGGAACCGACATTGCTGATCAACAACGCCGACGCCCCGGTGCTTGCCGCATCCGTGGAACGCCTGGCCGCAGCCTGGAAGGCGACCATGGATTGGTGA
- a CDS encoding DEAD/DEAH box helicase, whose translation MTEANNSQQSQIAGPNPELPEAELAGLPEALRAGCTRAGWSELTLVQTKAIPYVLAGQDVMVQARTGSGKTGAFILPLLERIDVSRPDCQALVLTPTRELARQVAEEAKVLAGESGLNVVPVYGGVGYQAQRDAFRQGAHLVVGTPGRILDHLLGRNLTLDRLRTLIFDEADRMLSVGFYPDMRELQRYLPSAGYDAFMFSATYPESVIRLGREFLSEPAFLGLSGDQVHIAEIDHSFCVVPPMQRDKVLIRLLEMENPTSAIIFCNTKNNVEFVAAILKQYGFDAEDISSNLTQNKREEVLARIRSGNLRFLVATDVAGRGIDIPGLSHVFLYEAPEDPESYIHRAGRTGRAGASGSVITLVDIMEKIELGRIATRFGIKMLERPAPEESDVLPVLENRITVLLENKQRRLTLAQKERAARFLPTIPRFAQSEDTAALLALLLDEMYQRSMNVSPPRPEVDAEPKFRKKPVAQAVQADPSVAAAKKKRRRRKPKTGEASKMAAEGGSGGSEG comes from the coding sequence TTGACCGAAGCGAATAATAGCCAACAATCCCAGATAGCCGGGCCGAATCCTGAACTGCCCGAGGCCGAATTGGCCGGATTGCCAGAGGCGCTACGAGCAGGCTGTACCCGGGCCGGATGGTCCGAGCTGACGCTGGTGCAGACCAAGGCCATCCCTTACGTTTTGGCCGGGCAAGACGTCATGGTTCAGGCCCGGACCGGGAGCGGAAAGACCGGGGCCTTTATCCTGCCTTTGCTGGAGCGGATCGACGTTTCCCGTCCGGATTGTCAGGCCCTGGTGCTGACTCCCACCCGGGAGCTGGCCCGGCAGGTGGCTGAGGAGGCCAAGGTTTTGGCCGGGGAGAGCGGGTTGAACGTGGTCCCGGTGTACGGCGGCGTGGGGTATCAGGCCCAGCGGGACGCCTTTCGCCAGGGCGCGCATTTGGTAGTGGGCACCCCGGGCCGGATTCTGGATCATCTGCTGGGTCGCAATCTCACTCTGGATCGTCTGCGCACGTTGATCTTCGACGAGGCGGACCGGATGCTCTCCGTGGGCTTTTACCCGGACATGCGCGAATTGCAGCGCTACCTGCCGTCCGCTGGCTACGACGCCTTCATGTTTTCAGCCACCTATCCGGAAAGCGTGATCCGCCTGGGGCGGGAGTTCTTGAGCGAACCGGCCTTTCTCGGCCTGTCCGGGGATCAGGTGCATATCGCGGAAATCGACCATTCCTTCTGCGTGGTTCCGCCCATGCAGCGGGACAAGGTCCTGATCCGCCTGCTGGAGATGGAAAACCCCACCTCGGCGATTATTTTCTGCAACACCAAGAACAACGTGGAGTTCGTGGCGGCGATTCTCAAGCAGTATGGGTTCGACGCCGAGGATATTTCCTCCAATCTCACCCAGAACAAGCGCGAAGAGGTCCTGGCCCGGATCCGTTCCGGCAATCTGCGCTTTCTGGTGGCCACGGACGTGGCCGGACGGGGCATCGACATCCCCGGGCTGTCTCATGTCTTTTTGTACGAAGCCCCGGAGGATCCGGAGTCCTATATCCACCGGGCCGGGCGAACCGGACGGGCCGGAGCTTCGGGCTCGGTGATCACCCTGGTAGACATCATGGAGAAGATCGAGCTGGGTCGGATCGCGACCCGGTTCGGAATCAAGATGCTGGAGCGCCCTGCTCCGGAGGAGTCCGATGTCCTGCCCGTGCTGGAGAACCGGATCACGGTGCTGTTGGAAAACAAGCAACGCCGGTTGACCCTGGCCCAAAAAGAGCGGGCCGCCCGCTTTCTTCCGACCATCCCCAGGTTCGCCCAGAGCGAGGACACCGCGGCCTTGCTGGCCCTGCTCCTGGACGAGATGTACCAGCGTTCCATGAACGTCTCTCCGCCTCGTCCCGAAGTCGACGCGGAACCCAAGTTCCGGAAAAAGCCCGTTGCCCAAGCCGTTCAGGCCGATCCGTCCGTTGCGGCGGCCAAGAAGAAACGCCGCCGACGCAAACCCAAGACCGGGGAAGCAAGCAAAATGGCCGCCGAAGGCGGTTCAGGCGGGTCGGAAGGTTAA